Proteins encoded within one genomic window of Triticum aestivum cultivar Chinese Spring chromosome 2D, IWGSC CS RefSeq v2.1, whole genome shotgun sequence:
- the LOC123050388 gene encoding tryptophan decarboxylase 1-like yields the protein MGSLGTNPMSFSAIPDDKAAFEPLNPEDVRAYLHKAVDFISDYYTNIESMPVLPNVKPGYLQDELSASPPTYSAPFDVTMKELRTSVVPGMTHWASPNFFAFFPSTNSAAAIAGDLIASAMNTVGFTWQASPAATEMEVLALDWLAQLLHLPTTFMNRTSTGRGTGGGVILGTTSEAMLVTLVAARDAALRRSGSVGVSNIPRLAVYAADQTHSTFFKACRLAGFDPANIRSIPTGPETNYGLDPAKLLEVMQADVDAGLVPTYVCATVGTTSSNAVDPVGAVADVASMFNAWVHVDAAYAGSACICPEFRHHLDGVERVDSISMSPHKWLLTCLDCTCLYVRDAHRLSDSLETNPEYLKNDATDSGEVTDLKDMQVGVGRRFRGLKLWMVMRTYGTAKLQEHIRSDVAMAKMFEDFIHADDRFEVVVPRNFALVCFRIKASGAMTKEDADEANRLLMENLNKTGKAYLAHTVVGDKFVLRFAVGSSLQEERHVRSAWDLIKKTTSSIMD from the coding sequence ATGGGCAGCTTGGGCACCAACCCCATGTCCTTCTCCGCCATCCCCGACGACAAGGCGGCGTTCGAACCGCTCAACCCCGAAGATGTCCGTGCATACCTCCACAAGGCCGTCGACTTCATCTCCGACTACTACACCAACATCGAGTCCATGCCCGTTCTTCCTAACGTGAAGCCGGGATACCTGCAAGATGAACTCAGCGCATCCCCGCCGACCTACTCCGCGCCGTTCGACGTCACCATGAAGGAGCTCAGGACCTCCGTCGTCCCCGGCATGACGCACTGGGCTAGCCCCaacttcttcgccttcttcccctcCACCAACAGCGCCGCTGCGATCGCCGGCGACCTCATCGCGTCGGCCATGAACACCGTCGGATTCACGTGGCAGGCTTCGCCTGCAGCGACCGAGATGGAGGTCCTCGCTCTCGACTGGCTTGCTCAACTCCTGCACCTACCCACCACCTTCATGAACCGCACTAGCACTGGTCGTGGCACCGGCGGTGGTGTCATCCTCGGCACGACGAGCGAGGCAATGCTTGTCACGCTAGTCGCCGCCCGTGATGCGGCGCTGCGTCGGAGTGGCTCTGTCGGCGTGTCTAACATCCCACGGTTGGCTGTGTACGCTGCCGACCAGACCCACTCCACGTTCTTCAAGGCTTGTCGCCTCGCAGGCTTCGACCCCGCCAACATACGGTCCATCCCTACCGGGCCGGAAACCAACTATGGGCTCGACCCGGCAAAGCTTCTCGAGGTCATGCAAGCTGATGTCGATGCCGGTCTCGTGCCAACATATGTCTGCGCGACCGTGGGCACCACATCTTCCAACGCTGTCGACCCGGTGGGTGCCGTCGCGGACGTGGCCTCCATGTTCAATGCATGGGTCCACGTGGATGCTGCCTATGCTGGCAGTGCATGTATCTGCCCGGAGTTTCGCCACCATCTCGATGGGGTCGAGCGCGTGGACTCCATTAGCATGAGCCCACACAAATGGCTTCTCACATGCCTCGATTGCACATGTCTCTACGTCCGTGATGCTCACCGGCTGAGCGACTCGTTGGAGACCAACCCGGAGTACCTCAAGAACGACGCTACTGATTCTGGCGAGGTCACCGATCTTAAGGACATGCAGGTGGGCGTCGGCCGACGCTTCCGTGGGCTCAAGCTTTGGATGGTCATGCGCACCTATGGTACCGCAAAGCTCCAAGAGCACATCCGTAGTGACGTCGCCATGGCCAAGATGTTTGAAGATTTCATCCACGCCGATGATAGGTTTGAGGTGGTCGTACCGAGGAACTTTGCTCTTGTGTGCTTTAGGATCAAGGCAAGTGGAGCCATGACGAAGGAGGATGCCGACGAGGCCAACCGCTTGCTAATGGAGAATCTCAACAAGACTGGCAAGGCTTATCTTGCCCACACGGTGGTCGGTGACAAATTTGTGCTCCGTTTCGCCGTTGGATCGTCGCTGCAGGAGGAGAGGCATGTGAGAAGTGCATGGGACCTCATCAAGAAGACCACGAGCAGTATCATGGATTAA